A window of Parafrankia irregularis contains these coding sequences:
- a CDS encoding glycerol-3-phosphate dehydrogenase/oxidase has protein sequence MTGTARLDPANRAAALRRMRAEPLDVVVIGGGVTGAGVALDAASRGLSVALLEARDLAAGTSSRSSKLIHGGLRYLEQLNGALVREALRERSLLLETLAPHLVRAIPFLLPLTHHGWERAYIGSGVLLYDTLGQGLGRIAPLAPRTGGDAGAPRSGGVPLHRHLTRKAALREFPSLRPDALVGAIQYWDGQVDDARHTMFVARTAARYGALVATSAQVTGLVREGERVAGVRVRDLENGVDLEVRAATTINATGVWTDDIQAMVGGRGRLSVRASKGVHIVVPRDRVHGSTGLILRTEKSVLFVIPWGSHWIIGTTDTDWNLDLAHPSATSADITYLLDTVNRVLRTPLTTDDIIGVYAGLRPLLAGESDETAQLSREHAVISPVPGLTMVAGGKYTTYRVMAADAVDAAVAALNHTVAPSCTERIPLLGADGYPALWNARERLARTVGLHVARVEHLLHRYGTLVEEVLELVAARTELGQPLPGAPSYLAAEAVYAASHEGALHLEDVLTRRTRISIETADRGLEAAPFVAELIAPVLGWNTETTTREIELYRARVAAELASQRQPDDETADAARLDAPEPRPIVRRDLREGHGAAAPA, from the coding sequence ATGACCGGTACCGCACGCCTCGACCCGGCGAACCGGGCAGCAGCGCTGCGGCGGATGCGCGCCGAGCCGCTGGACGTCGTCGTGATCGGTGGCGGTGTCACCGGGGCCGGGGTGGCGCTCGACGCCGCCTCTCGCGGCCTGTCAGTCGCGCTGCTGGAGGCCAGGGATCTCGCCGCCGGGACGTCCAGCCGGTCCAGCAAGCTGATCCACGGCGGGCTGCGCTACCTGGAGCAGCTCAACGGCGCGCTCGTCCGCGAGGCGCTGCGGGAACGCTCGCTGCTGCTGGAGACCCTGGCGCCGCACCTCGTCCGGGCAATTCCCTTCCTGCTCCCGCTGACCCACCACGGATGGGAACGCGCCTACATCGGCAGCGGTGTCCTGCTCTACGACACCCTGGGGCAGGGGCTGGGCCGCATCGCCCCCCTCGCCCCCCGAACGGGCGGGGACGCCGGTGCCCCCCGCAGCGGTGGCGTCCCCCTGCACCGGCACCTGACCCGCAAGGCCGCCCTGCGCGAGTTCCCCTCGCTGCGGCCGGACGCGCTGGTCGGCGCCATCCAGTACTGGGACGGCCAGGTCGACGACGCCCGGCACACGATGTTCGTCGCCCGCACGGCGGCCCGGTACGGCGCGCTGGTCGCCACCAGCGCCCAGGTCACCGGGCTGGTCCGGGAGGGCGAGCGGGTGGCCGGCGTCCGGGTGCGGGACCTGGAGAACGGTGTCGACCTCGAGGTGCGCGCCGCCACGACGATCAACGCGACCGGCGTGTGGACGGACGACATCCAGGCGATGGTCGGTGGCCGTGGGCGGCTGTCGGTCCGGGCTTCCAAGGGTGTGCACATCGTGGTGCCGCGCGACCGCGTCCACGGCTCCACCGGGCTCATCCTGCGCACCGAGAAGAGTGTGCTCTTCGTGATCCCGTGGGGCAGCCACTGGATCATCGGCACCACCGACACCGACTGGAACCTCGACCTCGCCCATCCCTCGGCCACCAGCGCGGACATCACCTACCTGCTGGACACCGTGAACCGGGTGCTGCGCACGCCGCTGACGACCGACGACATCATCGGCGTCTACGCGGGTCTACGGCCGCTGCTCGCCGGCGAGTCCGACGAGACCGCCCAGCTGTCGCGGGAGCACGCCGTGATCAGCCCGGTTCCGGGCCTGACGATGGTCGCCGGCGGCAAGTACACGACCTACCGGGTGATGGCCGCGGACGCCGTCGACGCGGCGGTCGCGGCCCTGAACCACACCGTCGCGCCGTCGTGCACGGAACGGATCCCGCTACTCGGCGCGGACGGCTACCCGGCGCTGTGGAACGCCCGGGAACGGCTCGCCCGCACGGTCGGGCTGCACGTCGCCCGGGTGGAGCACCTGCTGCACCGGTACGGCACCCTCGTCGAGGAGGTGCTGGAGCTGGTCGCGGCCCGCACCGAGCTCGGGCAGCCGCTGCCCGGGGCTCCGTCCTACCTCGCCGCGGAGGCCGTCTACGCCGCATCGCACGAGGGCGCGCTGCACCTCGAGGACGTCCTGACCCGGCGGACCCGCATCTCGATCGAGACCGCCGACCGCGGGCTGGAAGCCGCTCCGTTCGTGGCGGAGCTCATCGCGCCGGTGCTCGGCTGGAACACCGAGACGACGACGCGGGAGATCGAGCTCTACCGGGCGCGGGTCGCCGCCGAGCTCGCGTCCCAGCGCCAGCCCGACGACGAGACCGCCGACGCCGCCCGGCTGGACGCCCCGGAGCCACGCCCGATCGTCCGCCGCGACCTGCGGGAGGGCCACGGCGCCGCCGCTCCCGCCTGA
- a CDS encoding dihydrolipoyl dehydrogenase family protein produces the protein MSRGDVPGPEDPAGATSQPDVVVIGGGPAGEVVAGRCAEAGLSVVVVERERVGGECSYWGCIPSKTLIRPGEVLAAAQVAPGAAGAAGAGGVPGRVDAAAAFARRDEMVGGYSDEGQLPWLRDRGVAVVRGIGRLAGERTVVVRAADGAERTLRPNRAVVLATGTRATMPPIPGLAEAEPWDNRTATGARAVPRRLAVLGGGAVGSELAQAFRRLGSEEVTVIEGGPRLLAHEEPFAGDEVRAAFEAEGIVVHTGRRVVTVRRDRSTQGSARGPVVVGLDEAGDPRQIVADELLVAVGRTPATADLGLEAVGLSTAPHGFVEVDEQLRVRGVEGGWLYATGDVNGRALLTHMGKYQARVAADVISGRVDPAGRPAADRCDSAVIPRVTFTDPQVSAVGLTEQAARAAGLDVRAVAVPTGSVAGSSVRGTDAVGTCQLVVDVARRVLVGATFVGHDTQELVHGATIAIVGAVTLEDLWHAVPSFPTVSEVWLRLLEAYGL, from the coding sequence ATGAGCAGAGGCGACGTGCCCGGGCCGGAAGATCCCGCCGGTGCCACGAGCCAGCCCGACGTCGTGGTGATCGGGGGCGGTCCGGCGGGTGAGGTCGTCGCGGGGCGGTGCGCCGAGGCTGGGCTGTCGGTGGTGGTCGTCGAGCGGGAGCGGGTCGGCGGCGAGTGCTCCTACTGGGGGTGCATACCCAGCAAGACGCTCATCCGTCCGGGCGAGGTCCTCGCCGCGGCCCAGGTCGCGCCCGGTGCGGCTGGCGCAGCCGGTGCGGGTGGCGTACCCGGCCGGGTTGACGCGGCTGCGGCGTTCGCCCGCCGGGACGAGATGGTCGGGGGCTACTCCGACGAGGGCCAGCTGCCGTGGCTGCGTGACCGGGGCGTGGCGGTCGTGCGGGGGATCGGCCGGCTGGCCGGTGAGCGCACCGTGGTGGTCCGTGCGGCCGACGGCGCCGAACGGACGCTGCGCCCCAACCGTGCGGTCGTGCTGGCGACGGGGACGAGGGCGACGATGCCGCCGATCCCGGGCCTGGCCGAGGCCGAGCCGTGGGACAACCGCACGGCGACCGGTGCGCGGGCGGTGCCCCGCCGGCTGGCCGTGCTCGGCGGTGGAGCGGTCGGCTCCGAGCTGGCACAGGCGTTCCGCCGGCTCGGCAGCGAGGAGGTGACCGTCATCGAGGGCGGCCCGCGACTGCTGGCGCACGAGGAGCCGTTCGCGGGCGACGAGGTGCGCGCGGCCTTCGAGGCGGAGGGCATCGTCGTGCACACCGGCCGCCGGGTGGTCACGGTCCGGCGGGACCGGTCCACGCAGGGGTCCGCCCGCGGGCCGGTCGTGGTGGGGCTGGACGAGGCCGGCGACCCCCGCCAGATCGTGGCGGACGAGCTGCTGGTCGCCGTCGGCCGCACGCCGGCCACGGCCGACCTCGGTCTCGAGGCGGTGGGCCTGTCCACCGCGCCGCACGGTTTCGTCGAGGTCGACGAGCAGCTGCGGGTCCGGGGTGTCGAGGGGGGCTGGCTCTACGCCACGGGTGACGTGAACGGGCGCGCGCTGCTCACCCACATGGGCAAGTACCAGGCACGGGTCGCGGCCGACGTCATCAGCGGCCGGGTCGATCCGGCGGGCCGGCCGGCCGCGGACCGGTGCGATTCCGCCGTGATCCCCCGCGTGACCTTCACCGACCCGCAGGTCAGCGCGGTCGGGCTGACCGAGCAGGCCGCGCGTGCCGCCGGCCTCGACGTGCGGGCGGTTGCCGTCCCGACCGGGTCGGTGGCCGGTTCGTCCGTTCGGGGAACGGACGCCGTCGGCACCTGCCAGCTCGTGGTGGATGTCGCCCGGCGGGTGCTGGTCGGCGCCACGTTCGTCGGCCATGACACGCAGGAGCTCGTGCACGGCGCGACCATCGCCATCGTCGGGGCCGTCACGCTGGAGGACCTGTGGCACGCGGTGCCGTCCTTCCCGACGGTGAGCGAGGTCTGGCTCCGCCTCCTGGAGGCCTACGGCCTCTGA
- a CDS encoding GPGG-motif small membrane protein, producing the protein MEFILWLIAVVLVVGGIVSLVRGAILYGIVLIVVGLLVGPGGVSVFT; encoded by the coding sequence ATGGAATTCATTCTTTGGCTGATCGCCGTGGTCCTCGTCGTCGGAGGCATCGTCTCTCTCGTCCGTGGCGCAATCCTTTACGGGATTGTGCTTATCGTGGTCGGTCTCCTCGTCGGTCCGGGCGGGGTCTCGGTGTTCACCTGA
- a CDS encoding acyl-CoA dehydrogenase family protein — MFFALTDEQRALGDTVRDFLADRFGLTAVRAVFEDAAGDGHPPELWKAVGEQGWLAVCVPESFDGLGLGILDAQVVARALGAGVAPGPWLPTVLAAEAVRLAGSDAQRAELLPRLASGELVATVALRGPGRAYDASGVAVTASVPEGESAPSAGTGTGAGADADAVAEAGLLTGTASPVEYLEVAGLVVVAATEPGRVAATSATSGTGAGADVGSAVGLYLVDPGAPGVTVTPLTSYDGTTRLATLALDGVRARRLPGSSTAVLDDLLRRGAVLTAADLAGIAREALTRTVRYDQERIQFGRAVGSFQALKHQLADLHVAVTMAEHAVMYAAYAIDAELPDLLLAVAVAKAKASQAARDATSTMIQFHGGIGYTWEHDAHFFYKRARRLYGAFGDPTAHLERVAALTVDTVV, encoded by the coding sequence GTGTTCTTCGCGCTTACTGACGAGCAACGAGCGCTGGGCGACACCGTCCGGGACTTCCTGGCGGACCGCTTCGGCCTGACCGCCGTCCGGGCGGTCTTCGAGGACGCCGCCGGTGACGGGCACCCGCCGGAGCTGTGGAAGGCGGTCGGGGAGCAGGGCTGGCTCGCCGTCTGCGTTCCCGAGAGCTTCGACGGGCTCGGGCTCGGCATCCTCGACGCCCAGGTGGTGGCCAGGGCACTTGGCGCCGGTGTCGCGCCCGGACCGTGGCTGCCGACGGTGCTGGCGGCGGAGGCCGTCCGACTGGCCGGTTCGGACGCGCAGCGCGCCGAGCTGCTGCCGCGCCTCGCCTCCGGCGAGCTGGTGGCGACGGTCGCCCTGCGCGGGCCGGGCCGGGCCTATGACGCCAGTGGCGTCGCGGTGACGGCCAGCGTCCCGGAAGGGGAGTCCGCGCCGTCCGCCGGCACCGGCACCGGTGCCGGTGCCGACGCCGACGCCGTTGCGGAGGCCGGCCTGCTCACCGGCACCGCGTCGCCGGTCGAGTACCTGGAGGTGGCGGGCCTGGTCGTCGTCGCCGCGACCGAGCCGGGGCGGGTGGCGGCCACCTCCGCCACATCCGGCACCGGCGCTGGGGCCGACGTCGGGTCTGCTGTCGGCCTCTACCTGGTTGACCCGGGAGCACCGGGGGTGACTGTCACGCCGCTGACCAGCTACGACGGGACCACCCGGCTCGCCACCCTGGCCCTGGACGGGGTGCGGGCGCGCCGGCTGCCCGGGTCGTCGACCGCGGTTCTCGACGATCTCCTCCGCCGCGGCGCGGTGCTCACCGCGGCCGACCTCGCCGGGATCGCCCGTGAGGCGCTCACCAGGACCGTGCGCTACGACCAGGAACGGATCCAGTTCGGGCGGGCCGTCGGCTCGTTCCAGGCGCTCAAGCACCAGCTCGCGGATCTGCACGTCGCCGTGACGATGGCCGAGCACGCGGTGATGTACGCCGCGTACGCGATCGACGCGGAGCTGCCCGACCTGCTGCTGGCGGTCGCCGTGGCGAAGGCGAAGGCGAGCCAGGCGGCGCGCGACGCGACCAGCACGATGATCCAGTTCCACGGTGGCATCGGCTACACCTGGGAGCACGACGCGCACTTCTTCTACAAGCGGGCGCGCCGGCTGTACGGGGCGTTCGGCGACCCGACGGCGCACCTTGAGCGCGTCGCGGCGCTGACCGTCGACACGGTGGTCTGA
- a CDS encoding SDR family NAD(P)-dependent oxidoreductase: MDNGAVTMDAADGSATGTAVGAAEAATGTGAATGAGATRGLVVVGPGAAFGTALLRRFAGEGFALGVISRSSDTISRVSAELGEAGHPIAGAVADVTDQRAFSVAVSRLAAEIGGLNVLVYNAKLSIRGTAFSVRADSMNQTLAVNVTGALMSVQIAAPLMADRPGATIMLTVAGPRSEPAAGRFALAVGKAGVAAMGESMAPLLAAQGIRLRTVVIDGRVGPAGPLLPDAVADHFFDAFAAPGGTAFRLAPAARRRRANTQLPLEV; the protein is encoded by the coding sequence ATGGACAACGGCGCGGTCACGATGGATGCCGCGGACGGCAGCGCGACCGGGACTGCGGTAGGCGCTGCCGAGGCCGCGACCGGGACCGGGGCGGCGACAGGCGCCGGGGCGACCCGAGGGCTGGTCGTCGTCGGCCCGGGTGCCGCGTTCGGAACGGCGCTGCTGCGCAGGTTCGCCGGTGAGGGCTTCGCGCTCGGGGTGATCTCACGTTCGTCCGACACCATCTCCCGGGTGAGCGCCGAACTGGGCGAAGCGGGGCATCCGATCGCCGGCGCCGTCGCCGACGTCACCGACCAACGTGCGTTCTCGGTGGCGGTCAGCCGGCTCGCGGCGGAGATCGGTGGCCTCAACGTCCTCGTCTACAACGCGAAGCTGAGTATCCGGGGGACGGCCTTCTCGGTGCGGGCCGACTCCATGAACCAGACACTCGCGGTGAACGTGACCGGGGCGCTGATGTCCGTGCAGATCGCCGCGCCGCTGATGGCGGACCGGCCGGGAGCGACCATCATGCTCACGGTCGCGGGCCCGCGCAGCGAGCCGGCGGCGGGCCGGTTCGCGCTCGCGGTCGGCAAGGCAGGCGTCGCGGCGATGGGCGAGTCGATGGCGCCGCTGCTCGCGGCACAGGGCATCCGTCTGCGCACCGTCGTCATCGACGGCCGGGTCGGGCCCGCCGGACCGCTGCTGCCCGACGCCGTCGCGGATCATTTCTTCGACGCGTTCGCCGCGCCTGGGGGCACCGCGTTCCGGCTCGCGCCGGCGGCGCGGCGGCGGCGAGCCAACACCCAGCTGCCCCTCGAGGTCTGA
- a CDS encoding glycerol-3-phosphate dehydrogenase/oxidase, with protein sequence MTGLLERASLTAERRTRELAELAGGEVVDLLVVGGGVTGVGVALDAASRGLSVALVEARDLAFGTSRWSSKLVHGGLRYLASGDLRLARESAAEREILMRRTAPHLVHPLPIVLPLTPDVPATSALVTRAGLGFGDLLRRGVRTPSTVLPPPRRLSAVETLGMVPGLREAGLRGGLLYWDGQLVDDARLVVTIARTAAAFGARILTRVRVLTVRDDAGTGPDTDRGTGTRTATGAGVRSGGGLGPAPIAVQALDTLTGRHCRLRARAVVNATGVWAPGLAPEIRLRPSRGTHLVLPAAVFGGTPTALSVPIPGERNRYALVLPQGDGRVYVGLTDVPTDEVTELPVPDHQEITQLLNVVSGVLATPVDRADLLGVFAGLRPLLDGPDGRTADLSRRHTVHVGSNRMITVVGGKLTTYRRMAEDAVDAAVAQASLDAGPCRTGRLPLVGAASRRTLASVPAPRRLVARYGTQAPAVLELARHDPRLLEPITAGVDVTRAELVFAVLHEGALDEGDLLDRRTRIGLVPADRAAALDAARDALSYRAAHTS encoded by the coding sequence ATGACCGGTCTTCTCGAACGCGCGTCGCTGACCGCCGAGCGCCGCACCCGCGAGCTGGCCGAGCTGGCGGGCGGTGAGGTCGTCGACCTCCTCGTCGTCGGCGGCGGCGTGACCGGCGTCGGGGTGGCGCTCGACGCGGCTTCGCGGGGGCTGTCCGTCGCCCTGGTCGAGGCCCGTGATCTCGCTTTCGGCACGAGCCGGTGGAGCTCGAAGCTGGTGCACGGCGGGCTGCGCTATCTCGCCTCCGGCGACCTGCGGCTGGCACGGGAGAGCGCGGCCGAGCGCGAGATCCTCATGCGCCGCACCGCGCCGCACCTGGTGCATCCGCTGCCGATCGTGCTGCCGCTCACCCCGGACGTCCCGGCCACCTCGGCGCTGGTCACCCGCGCGGGCCTGGGCTTCGGCGATCTGCTGCGCCGCGGCGTCCGGACGCCGAGCACGGTGCTTCCGCCGCCGCGGCGGCTGTCCGCGGTCGAGACGCTGGGCATGGTCCCCGGCCTGCGCGAGGCGGGGCTTCGCGGTGGGCTTCTCTACTGGGACGGGCAGCTCGTCGACGACGCCCGGCTGGTCGTCACGATCGCCCGGACGGCGGCGGCGTTCGGCGCCCGGATCCTCACCCGGGTCCGGGTCCTCACGGTGCGGGACGACGCGGGCACGGGCCCGGACACAGACAGGGGAACGGGCACCAGGACGGCAACGGGAGCGGGCGTGCGCTCCGGCGGTGGTCTCGGGCCCGCCCCGATCGCCGTCCAGGCACTCGACACCCTCACCGGGCGGCACTGCCGGCTACGGGCCCGTGCCGTGGTGAACGCGACCGGGGTCTGGGCGCCGGGCCTGGCGCCGGAGATCCGGCTGCGGCCCAGCCGAGGGACCCACCTGGTGCTGCCCGCGGCGGTCTTCGGCGGCACCCCCACCGCGCTGTCGGTGCCGATTCCCGGCGAGCGCAACCGGTACGCGCTGGTCCTGCCGCAGGGTGACGGCCGGGTGTACGTGGGTCTGACCGACGTGCCGACCGACGAGGTCACCGAGCTGCCCGTGCCGGACCACCAGGAGATCACCCAGCTGCTGAACGTGGTCTCCGGGGTTCTGGCCACCCCGGTGGATCGTGCCGACCTGCTGGGGGTGTTCGCCGGCCTGCGGCCACTGCTGGACGGACCGGACGGGCGCACGGCAGACCTGTCCCGCCGGCACACCGTCCACGTCGGGTCCAACCGAATGATCACCGTCGTCGGCGGCAAGCTGACGACCTACCGGAGGATGGCCGAGGACGCGGTGGACGCCGCGGTCGCCCAGGCCAGCCTGGACGCCGGCCCCTGTCGGACGGGCCGGCTCCCGCTGGTGGGCGCGGCCTCCCGCCGCACGCTCGCCAGCGTGCCGGCCCCACGCCGGCTGGTCGCCCGCTACGGCACCCAGGCGCCGGCCGTGCTGGAACTGGCCCGGCACGACCCGCGGCTGCTCGAGCCGATCACCGCCGGGGTGGACGTCACCCGCGCCGAGCTGGTCTTCGCCGTACTTCACGAGGGCGCCCTCGACGAGGGTGACCTGCTCGATCGGCGGACCCGCATCGGGCTCGTGCCCGCCGATCGGGCGGCCGCGCTCGACGCGGCCAGGGACGCCCTGTCCTACCGCGCCGCCCACACCAGCTGA
- a CDS encoding acyl-CoA dehydrogenase family protein, producing MDLTFSAKEEEFRADLRGWLADNIPAAWSRPGFWAGVPEDEGFEMRRDWEQRKFDAGFAGIDWPTEYGGRGGTPGMKAIYDEETASARAPSTVNALGLAFLAPTIMAIGTDEQKREIIRPLLRSEVIWCQGFSEPDAGSDLASLRTAGVADGPEIIVNGQKVWTTNASHGDRIFTLVRTEAGSQRHRGLSMLLIDMHQEGVEVRPLRQMSGATEFGEVFFTNARVPATECLGGLGNGWATAMLLLSFERGASGILQYTSFRRSYDEIVRAARALGRDSDPVLRQELGRRMVELECLRYHAMDVLTKVEQGVDLGSESSMTKLQWSETYQDLFETFDDLLGSDVAIDAPLADLDVTALQAEGFWSRSVTIWGGSSQVQRNIVAERVLGLPR from the coding sequence ATGGACCTGACCTTCAGTGCCAAGGAGGAGGAGTTCCGCGCGGATCTCCGTGGCTGGCTCGCGGACAACATCCCCGCCGCGTGGAGCCGTCCCGGCTTCTGGGCAGGTGTGCCCGAGGACGAGGGCTTCGAGATGCGCCGTGACTGGGAGCAGCGCAAGTTCGACGCCGGGTTCGCCGGCATCGACTGGCCGACCGAGTACGGCGGCCGCGGCGGAACCCCCGGCATGAAGGCGATCTACGACGAGGAGACGGCGAGCGCCCGGGCACCGTCGACCGTCAACGCGCTCGGCCTCGCGTTCCTCGCGCCGACCATCATGGCGATCGGGACGGACGAGCAGAAACGCGAGATCATCCGGCCGCTGCTGCGCAGCGAGGTCATCTGGTGCCAGGGCTTCTCCGAGCCGGACGCCGGCTCCGACCTGGCCTCGCTGCGCACGGCCGGGGTGGCCGACGGCCCCGAGATCATCGTCAACGGCCAGAAGGTCTGGACAACGAACGCGAGCCACGGCGACCGGATCTTCACCCTGGTGCGCACGGAGGCCGGCAGCCAGCGCCACCGCGGCCTGTCGATGCTGCTCATCGACATGCACCAGGAGGGCGTCGAGGTCAGGCCGCTGCGTCAGATGAGCGGAGCGACCGAGTTCGGCGAGGTGTTCTTCACCAATGCCCGGGTGCCCGCCACCGAGTGCCTGGGCGGTCTCGGTAACGGGTGGGCCACCGCGATGCTGCTGCTCTCCTTCGAACGGGGAGCGTCCGGGATTCTGCAGTACACGTCGTTCCGGCGTTCCTACGACGAGATCGTGCGGGCCGCCCGGGCGCTGGGCCGGGACTCCGACCCGGTGCTGCGCCAGGAGCTCGGCCGGCGGATGGTCGAGCTGGAGTGCCTGCGCTACCACGCCATGGACGTCCTGACCAAGGTGGAGCAGGGCGTCGACCTCGGCTCCGAGTCGTCGATGACGAAGCTGCAGTGGTCCGAGACGTACCAGGACCTGTTCGAGACCTTCGACGACCTGCTCGGTTCGGATGTGGCCATCGACGCGCCGCTGGCGGACCTCGACGTGACCGCATTGCAGGCCGAGGGGTTCTGGAGCAGGTCCGTGACGATCTGGGGCGGTTCGTCCCAGGTGCAGCGCAACATCGTCGCCGAGCGGGTGCTCGGCCTGCCCCGTTGA
- a CDS encoding FAD-binding oxidoreductase: protein MTSESGEHSDAPGGDPVWWGWGAAEAHHPLPAAVRDLLAALGIAARPSPPVDLADVILAPARLPVEVLIELRAVVGADHVLEDREARVRHCRGRSTVDLLRLRAGDASDAPDVVVVPADHAQVLAVLRICSHHRVIVVPFGGGTSVVGGLVPSTPTGTSPADVPADAHIGVVALDLRRLDSVREVDPVSGTAVLGAGLRGPAAEALLAEHGLTLGHVPQSWEYATIGGFAATRSSGQASAGYGRFDQLVTGLRVATPVGTWEPGRVPASAAGPDLRQLALGSEGAFGVITEVRVRVRPLPRRRRFEGWRVANLAAGLDLLRELAQRDLLPTVCRLSDEVETAAGLANAVTAGTDVTVPATSAVTPTSLPVIAGCYLLTGYEGGDADVTERATAVGTVITAAGGLPLGEGVGQDWLAGRFHAPYLRDALLDEGILAETLETAAYWRDVARLYAAVGRAVTDAIESDGSPAVVLCHVSHVYPAGASLYFTIVCAQGPDPISRWSRAKQAAGDAIMANGGTITHHHAVGTEHRPWVRAEIGDVGVTVLRAVKAALDPAGILNPGILLPPQAE from the coding sequence ATGACGTCCGAGTCGGGGGAGCACAGCGACGCGCCGGGCGGCGATCCGGTCTGGTGGGGCTGGGGGGCGGCCGAGGCACACCATCCACTGCCCGCCGCCGTCCGCGATCTGCTCGCCGCACTCGGCATCGCGGCACGCCCGAGCCCGCCGGTGGACCTCGCGGACGTCATCCTCGCCCCGGCGCGGCTCCCGGTCGAGGTGCTGATCGAACTGCGTGCCGTCGTGGGCGCCGACCATGTGCTGGAGGACCGCGAGGCACGGGTGCGCCACTGCCGGGGGCGCTCCACCGTCGACCTGCTGCGGCTACGCGCCGGCGACGCCTCGGACGCGCCGGATGTCGTGGTCGTCCCCGCCGATCACGCCCAGGTCCTGGCCGTGCTGCGGATCTGCTCCCACCACCGGGTGATCGTCGTCCCGTTCGGCGGTGGGACGTCCGTCGTCGGCGGGCTGGTGCCGAGCACACCGACCGGGACGTCGCCGGCCGATGTACCGGCGGATGCCCACATCGGTGTCGTGGCTCTTGACCTGCGCCGTCTCGACAGCGTGCGCGAGGTCGATCCCGTGTCGGGCACGGCGGTACTGGGCGCGGGGCTGCGCGGGCCGGCCGCGGAGGCGCTGCTGGCCGAGCACGGGCTCACCCTCGGGCATGTCCCCCAGTCCTGGGAGTACGCCACGATCGGCGGCTTCGCCGCGACCCGCTCCAGCGGCCAGGCCTCGGCCGGCTACGGCCGGTTCGACCAGCTCGTCACCGGTCTTCGGGTGGCGACCCCGGTGGGCACCTGGGAGCCGGGGCGGGTGCCCGCCTCGGCCGCCGGGCCCGATCTGCGCCAGCTCGCGCTGGGCTCCGAAGGGGCCTTCGGGGTGATCACCGAGGTCAGGGTCCGGGTGCGGCCACTGCCGCGGCGCCGCCGGTTCGAGGGCTGGCGGGTGGCGAACCTGGCCGCCGGGCTGGATCTGCTGCGCGAGCTGGCCCAACGGGACCTGCTGCCCACGGTCTGCCGGCTCTCCGACGAGGTGGAGACCGCCGCCGGCCTGGCCAACGCCGTCACCGCCGGGACGGACGTGACCGTCCCGGCGACGTCGGCGGTGACCCCCACCTCGCTGCCCGTGATCGCCGGCTGCTACCTGCTGACCGGCTACGAGGGGGGCGACGCGGACGTGACCGAGCGAGCCACCGCCGTCGGGACGGTGATCACCGCCGCGGGTGGCCTGCCGCTGGGCGAGGGAGTAGGGCAGGACTGGCTCGCCGGCCGATTCCACGCGCCCTACCTGCGCGACGCGCTGCTCGACGAGGGCATCCTCGCCGAGACGTTGGAGACCGCGGCCTACTGGCGGGACGTGGCGCGCCTGTACGCGGCCGTCGGCCGGGCGGTGACCGACGCCATCGAGTCCGACGGGTCACCGGCCGTCGTGCTGTGCCATGTCTCGCACGTCTACCCGGCTGGAGCATCGCTGTACTTCACGATCGTCTGCGCCCAGGGACCCGACCCGATCTCCCGCTGGAGCCGGGCGAAGCAGGCCGCCGGAGACGCGATCATGGCGAACGGCGGGACGATCACCCATCACCACGCGGTCGGGACGGAGCACCGGCCCTGGGTGCGGGCCGAGATCGGGGACGTGGGCGTCACGGTGCTGCGCGCGGTGAAGGCCGCGCTGGACCCGGCCGGCATCCTCAACCCGGGCATTCTGCTTCCGCCGCAGGCCGAGTAG
- a CDS encoding TetR/AcrR family transcriptional regulator — protein MDGPTHPPPGTAAPAAAQRPATSAVPDDVVLDAAAALLMTIGVRRTTLAEVARQAGVSRMTLYRRWPDLRSLVRDVMTREWARIVVPGAMAAGDGTAGTDPAATRAELVRSLVATAQAFQSNPLFLRICATDGELLAPYILERLGTTQLLVLDLLRERLAAARAVGAVRAGDPAAQARMVLLATQSYVLSAGALGDEVAREALAHELYLMLDGYLSPPEGPPPVVESPPPGGSRPAEHREHPGAQK, from the coding sequence ATGGATGGACCGACCCACCCACCCCCCGGCACCGCCGCACCTGCCGCCGCCCAGCGCCCCGCGACGTCAGCCGTTCCCGACGATGTCGTCCTCGACGCCGCGGCGGCGTTGTTGATGACCATCGGGGTGCGCCGGACTACCCTCGCCGAGGTCGCCCGGCAGGCCGGCGTCAGCCGGATGACGCTCTACCGCCGCTGGCCCGACCTGCGCTCGCTGGTCCGTGACGTGATGACCCGTGAATGGGCTCGGATCGTGGTGCCGGGGGCGATGGCAGCCGGCGACGGCACGGCCGGCACCGATCCGGCCGCGACGCGCGCCGAGCTGGTGCGTTCCCTGGTCGCGACCGCGCAGGCCTTCCAGTCCAATCCGCTGTTCCTGCGGATCTGTGCCACGGACGGCGAACTGCTGGCGCCCTACATCCTGGAACGGCTGGGCACGACCCAGCTGCTCGTGCTCGACCTGCTCCGTGAGCGCCTCGCCGCGGCGCGGGCGGTCGGCGCCGTGCGGGCCGGTGACCCGGCGGCCCAGGCGCGGATGGTGCTGTTGGCGACGCAGTCGTACGTTCTCTCCGCGGGCGCGCTGGGCGACGAGGTGGCCAGGGAGGCCCTGGCGCACGAGCTGTACCTGATGTTGGACGGATATCTGTCACCACCGGAAGGTCCTCCTCCGGTCGTCGAGAGCCCCCCGCCAGGCGGGAGCCGGCCGGCCGAGCATCGCGAGCACCCTGGAGCGCAGAAATGA